The Pseudomonas azotoformans genome has a segment encoding these proteins:
- a CDS encoding GntR family transcriptional regulator, whose product MLDQLESPVVAQDDSQTMSENVFRRIQAAIVKGEIAPGSKISEPELARTYGISRGPLREAIHRLEGQRLLVRVPHVGARVVSLSHAELIELYEIRESLEGMACRLAAERMTDAEIEELRQVLHTHERDEAFQAGLGYYQQEGDFDFHYRIIQGAGNRTLTQMLCGELYQLVRMYRIQFSATPNRPRQAFAEHHRILDAIADRDGELAELLMRRHIGASKRNIARHFPDGTAQSRGE is encoded by the coding sequence ATGCTGGATCAGCTGGAATCCCCAGTGGTGGCGCAAGACGATTCCCAGACCATGTCCGAGAACGTCTTCCGGCGTATCCAGGCCGCCATCGTCAAGGGCGAGATCGCCCCCGGCAGCAAGATCTCCGAGCCGGAACTGGCGCGCACCTATGGCATCAGCCGTGGCCCGCTGCGCGAGGCGATCCACCGCCTGGAAGGCCAGCGCCTGCTGGTGCGCGTGCCGCATGTCGGCGCGCGCGTGGTTTCGTTGAGCCATGCCGAGCTGATCGAACTTTATGAAATTCGCGAATCCCTCGAAGGCATGGCCTGTCGCCTGGCCGCCGAGCGCATGACCGACGCGGAAATCGAAGAGCTGCGCCAGGTGCTGCACACCCATGAACGCGACGAAGCCTTCCAGGCTGGCCTCGGTTATTACCAGCAGGAGGGCGACTTCGATTTTCATTACCGGATCATTCAAGGCGCCGGCAACCGCACCCTGACCCAAATGCTCTGCGGCGAGTTGTACCAATTGGTGCGCATGTACCGCATCCAGTTCTCCGCCACCCCCAATCGTCCACGCCAGGCCTTTGCCGAGCACCACCGCATCCTTGACGCGATTGCCGATCGCGACGGTGAACTGGCCGAACTGTTGATGCGCCGGCATATCGGCGCATCCAAACGCAACATTGCCCGTCACTTCCCCGACGGCACTGCCCAATCACGAGGTGAATGA
- a CDS encoding alpha-L-glutamate ligase-like protein, giving the protein MFGFWKTWKALEARGIMGINRRNADYVLKYNKRSLYPIVDDKIITKERALAAGIHVPEMYGVISTEKEIDKLDDIIGGRSDFVIKPAQGAGGDGILVVADRFEGRYRTVSGKIISHEEIEHQISSILTGLYSLGGHRDRALIEYRVVPDQIFKSISYEGVPDIRIIVLMGYPVMAMLRLPTRQSGGKANLHQGAIGVGVDLATGLTLRGTWLNNIITKHPDTTNAVDGVQLPNWDGFMKLAAGCYELCGLGYIGVDMVLDQEKGPLILELNARPGLNIQIANDCGLTLRTHAVEARLEALKAAGVTETPEERVKFVQEMFGHIPPVEG; this is encoded by the coding sequence ATGTTCGGCTTCTGGAAGACCTGGAAAGCCCTGGAAGCGCGGGGGATCATGGGCATCAACCGGCGTAATGCCGACTACGTGCTCAAGTACAACAAGCGCAGCCTGTACCCGATCGTGGATGACAAGATCATCACCAAAGAGCGCGCCCTGGCCGCCGGTATTCATGTGCCGGAGATGTACGGGGTGATTTCCACCGAGAAGGAAATCGACAAGCTCGACGACATCATCGGCGGGCGCAGCGACTTCGTGATCAAACCGGCCCAGGGCGCCGGCGGCGACGGCATCCTGGTGGTGGCGGACCGCTTTGAAGGGCGCTATCGCACGGTGTCCGGCAAGATCATCAGCCATGAAGAGATCGAGCATCAGATTTCCAGCATCCTCACCGGCCTGTATTCCCTGGGCGGCCACCGCGACCGTGCGTTGATCGAATACCGCGTGGTGCCTGACCAGATCTTCAAGAGCATCAGCTATGAAGGCGTGCCGGACATTCGCATCATCGTGTTGATGGGCTATCCGGTCATGGCCATGCTGCGCTTGCCGACGCGCCAATCGGGCGGCAAGGCCAACCTGCACCAGGGCGCCATCGGCGTGGGCGTGGACCTGGCGACCGGCCTGACCCTGCGTGGCACCTGGCTGAACAACATCATCACCAAGCACCCTGACACCACCAACGCGGTGGACGGCGTGCAACTGCCCAACTGGGATGGCTTCATGAAGCTAGCGGCCGGTTGCTATGAGCTGTGCGGACTGGGTTACATCGGCGTGGACATGGTGCTGGACCAGGAGAAAGGCCCGCTGATTCTTGAGTTGAATGCGCGGCCGGGGCTGAATATCCAGATTGCCAACGACTGCGGCCTGACCCTGCGTACGCATGCGGTGGAAGCGCGACTGGAAGCACTGAAAGCCGCTGGCGTGACGGAAACGCCGGAGGAGCGGGTGAAGTTTGTGCAGGAAATGTTTGGGCATATTCCGCCGGTCGAAGGTTAG
- the prpF gene encoding 2-methylaconitate cis-trans isomerase PrpF, translated as MAHVAQIKIPATYMRGGTSKGVFFSLKDLPQSAQVPGAARDALLLRVIGSPDPYDKQIDGMGGATSSTSKTVILAKSTRAEHDVDYLFGQVSIDKPFVDWSGNCGNLSAAVGSFAISAGLIDPARVPHNGVAVVRVWQANIGKTIIAHVPITDGAVQETGDFELDGVTFPAAEVQLEFMDPAAEEEGGGGSMFPTGNLVDDLEVPGVGTFKATLINAGIPTIFINAEDLGYTGTELQGAINSDPKALAMFETVRAYGALRMGLIKHLDEAAQRQHTPKVAFVAKPADYVASSGKAIKAGDVDLLVRALSMGKLHHAMMGTAAVAIGTAAAISGTLVNLAAGGVERNAVRFGHPSGTLRVGAEASQVDGEWVVKKAIMSRSARVLMEGFVRVPGDSF; from the coding sequence ATGGCACACGTAGCGCAAATCAAGATCCCCGCCACCTACATGCGTGGCGGCACCAGCAAGGGCGTTTTTTTCAGCCTCAAGGACCTGCCCCAGTCGGCGCAGGTGCCGGGCGCCGCACGCGATGCCTTGCTGTTGCGGGTGATCGGCAGTCCCGATCCCTACGACAAACAAATCGATGGCATGGGTGGCGCCACCTCCAGCACGAGCAAGACGGTGATCCTGGCCAAAAGTACCCGCGCCGAGCATGACGTGGACTACCTGTTTGGCCAGGTTTCCATCGACAAGCCGTTCGTGGATTGGAGTGGCAACTGCGGCAACCTGTCGGCGGCGGTCGGTTCCTTTGCCATCAGCGCCGGCCTGATCGACCCGGCCCGCGTCCCGCACAACGGCGTGGCCGTGGTGCGCGTGTGGCAGGCCAATATCGGCAAGACCATCATCGCCCACGTGCCCATCACCGACGGTGCGGTGCAGGAAACCGGTGATTTTGAACTGGACGGCGTGACCTTCCCGGCCGCCGAAGTGCAGTTGGAGTTCATGGACCCGGCGGCGGAAGAAGAGGGCGGCGGTGGATCGATGTTCCCCACCGGCAATCTGGTCGACGACCTGGAAGTGCCCGGCGTTGGCACCTTCAAGGCCACACTGATCAACGCCGGCATCCCGACGATCTTCATCAACGCCGAAGACCTCGGCTACACCGGCACCGAGCTGCAAGGCGCGATCAACAGCGATCCGAAAGCCCTGGCCATGTTTGAAACCGTACGGGCCTATGGCGCGTTGCGCATGGGCCTGATCAAGCACCTGGACGAAGCCGCCCAGCGCCAGCACACGCCGAAGGTGGCGTTCGTGGCCAAACCTGCGGACTACGTAGCGTCGAGTGGCAAGGCGATCAAGGCCGGTGATGTGGACCTGCTGGTGCGCGCACTGTCCATGGGCAAGTTGCACCACGCGATGATGGGCACCGCCGCGGTGGCGATTGGCACGGCGGCGGCGATTTCCGGGACCTTGGTCAACCTGGCGGCGGGTGGCGTGGAGCGCAATGCGGTGCGGTTCGGTCATCCGTCCGGCACCTTGCGCGTCGGCGCTGAAGCCAGCCAGGTCGACGGCGAATGGGTGGTGAAAAAAGCCATCATGAGCCGCAGTGCACGGGTGCTGATGGAGGGTTTCGTGCGCGTGCCAGGTGATTCCTTTTAA
- the prpC gene encoding bifunctional 2-methylcitrate synthase/citrate synthase: protein MAEAKVLSGAGLRGQVAGQTALSTVGQAGAGLTYRGYDVRELAADAQFEEVAYLLLYGELPTKAELVAYSAKLSKLRDLPQALKEVLERIPADAHPMDVMRTGCSFLGNIEPEQDFSVQRDVTDRLLAAFPAIMCYWYRFSHDGKRIDCVTDEPSIGGHFLHLLHGKKPSELHVKVMNVSLILYAEHEFNASTFTARVCASTLSDLYSCVTAAIGSLRGPLHGGANEAAMEMIERFSSAEEAVEGTLGMLARKDKIMGFGHAIYKDSDPRNEVIKGWSKKLADEVGDTVLFPVSEAIDKTMWEQKKLFPNADFYHASAYHFMGIPTKLFTPIFVCSRLTGWAAHVFEQRANNRIIRPSAEYTGVEQRKFVPIERR, encoded by the coding sequence ATGGCTGAAGCAAAAGTACTGAGTGGTGCCGGCCTGCGTGGCCAGGTGGCCGGGCAGACCGCATTGTCCACCGTGGGCCAAGCAGGCGCCGGCCTGACCTATCGCGGCTATGACGTGCGCGAACTGGCCGCCGATGCGCAGTTTGAAGAAGTCGCCTACCTGCTGCTGTACGGCGAATTGCCGACCAAGGCCGAACTGGTCGCCTACAGCGCCAAGCTGAGCAAGCTGCGCGACCTGCCCCAAGCGCTGAAGGAAGTGCTGGAACGCATCCCCGCCGACGCCCACCCGATGGACGTAATGCGCACCGGTTGCTCGTTCCTGGGCAATATCGAGCCCGAGCAAGACTTCAGCGTGCAGCGCGACGTCACCGACCGCCTGCTGGCCGCCTTCCCGGCGATCATGTGCTACTGGTATCGCTTCAGCCACGACGGCAAGCGCATTGATTGCGTGACCGATGAACCCTCCATTGGCGGCCACTTCCTGCATTTGCTGCATGGCAAGAAGCCGAGCGAGTTGCACGTCAAGGTCATGAACGTTTCGTTGATCCTCTACGCGGAACACGAATTCAACGCCTCGACCTTCACGGCGCGGGTGTGTGCTTCGACCCTGTCCGACCTGTATTCCTGCGTCACCGCCGCCATCGGTTCGCTGCGCGGCCCGTTGCATGGCGGTGCCAACGAAGCAGCGATGGAGATGATCGAGCGCTTCTCGTCCGCTGAAGAAGCGGTCGAAGGCACCCTCGGCATGCTGGCGCGCAAAGACAAGATCATGGGCTTCGGCCACGCGATCTACAAAGACAGCGACCCGCGTAATGAAGTGATCAAGGGCTGGTCGAAAAAACTCGCTGACGAAGTAGGCGACACGGTGCTGTTCCCGGTCTCCGAAGCCATCGACAAGACCATGTGGGAGCAGAAGAAACTGTTCCCCAACGCCGACTTCTACCATGCCTCGGCGTACCACTTCATGGGCATCCCGACCAAGCTGTTCACGCCGATCTTCGTGTGCTCGCGCCTGACTGGCTGGGCCGCGCATGTATTTGAGCAGCGCGCCAACAACCGCATCATCCGTCCAAGCGCCGAATACACCGGCGTAGAACAGCGCAAGTTCGTGCCAATCGAACGTCGCTGA
- the rloB gene encoding osmotic stress tolerance membrane protein RloB: MRSLTLHLKILIAILVVLGISVTAYQIFVLGIPVTEDATDDLWNIDAKVEFVANPKDPVKIQMFVPPLSRDFVSLNESFISNNYGVSVNRTDGNRKVTWSARRAKGNQTLYYRLVLTKRYSGEKVKVKGPTFRDSIAVEGPEKIAAEALLAPIRQHSADVETFISEAIKRTNNLNDDNVKLLLAGDPSTPHKAKIVELLLSIAHVPVEKVHTIRLVADQPQTPELWLRSFNGNDWLYFNPETGEQGLPTDRLLWWTGDENLITVDGGKKAMVTFSLNNSEMNAIRLAKLTDENTDANFLEYSLYGLPLQTQQTFMIMVMIPIGVLVILILRNLIGLQTLGTFTPVLIALAFRETQLGFGIVLFTIITALGLSLRSYLEHLKLQMLPRLSVVLTFVVVLIAAISLFSHKLGLERGLSVALFPMVILTMTIERLSITWEERGANHALKVAIGTLFAASLAHIIMSVPELIYFVFTFPAILLILVGFMLAMGRYRGYRLTELVRFKAFLKKADQ; encoded by the coding sequence ATGCGCTCTCTGACCCTGCACCTGAAAATCCTGATCGCCATCCTGGTGGTGCTGGGTATTTCGGTCACCGCCTACCAGATCTTCGTGCTGGGGATCCCCGTCACCGAGGACGCCACCGACGACTTGTGGAACATCGACGCCAAGGTCGAGTTCGTCGCCAACCCGAAAGACCCGGTGAAGATCCAGATGTTCGTGCCGCCCTTGAGCCGCGACTTCGTCAGCCTTAACGAGAGCTTTATTTCTAACAACTACGGCGTGAGCGTCAACCGCACCGATGGCAACCGCAAGGTGACCTGGTCGGCACGCCGTGCCAAGGGTAACCAGACCCTGTATTACCGCCTGGTCCTCACCAAGCGTTACAGCGGGGAAAAGGTCAAGGTCAAGGGCCCGACCTTCCGCGACAGCATTGCCGTGGAAGGCCCGGAGAAAATCGCCGCCGAAGCGCTGTTAGCGCCGATCCGCCAGCACTCGGCCGACGTCGAGACCTTTATCAGCGAAGCCATCAAGCGCACTAACAACCTCAATGACGACAATGTGAAGCTGCTGCTGGCGGGCGATCCGTCCACGCCGCACAAGGCCAAGATCGTCGAATTGCTGCTGTCCATCGCCCATGTGCCGGTGGAGAAGGTCCACACCATCCGCCTGGTGGCCGACCAGCCGCAAACCCCGGAACTGTGGCTGCGCAGTTTCAACGGCAATGATTGGTTGTACTTCAACCCTGAAACCGGCGAACAAGGTTTGCCCACCGACCGCCTGCTGTGGTGGACCGGTGATGAAAACCTGATCACCGTCGATGGCGGCAAGAAGGCCATGGTGACCTTCAGCCTGAACAACAGCGAAATGAACGCGATTCGCCTGGCCAAGCTGACGGACGAGAACACCGACGCCAACTTCCTCGAATACTCGCTGTACGGCCTGCCGCTGCAAACCCAGCAGACGTTCATGATCATGGTGATGATCCCGATTGGCGTACTGGTGATCCTGATCCTGCGCAACCTGATCGGCCTGCAGACCCTGGGCACGTTCACGCCGGTGCTGATCGCCCTGGCATTCCGCGAGACGCAACTGGGCTTCGGGATTGTGCTGTTCACGATCATCACGGCGCTGGGGCTGTCCCTCAGGTCGTACCTGGAACACTTGAAATTGCAGATGCTGCCGAGGCTGTCGGTGGTGCTGACCTTCGTGGTGGTGCTGATCGCGGCGATCAGCCTGTTCAGCCATAAGCTGGGGCTGGAGCGTGGGTTGTCGGTGGCGCTGTTCCCGATGGTGATCTTGACCATGACCATCGAACGCCTGTCGATCACTTGGGAAGAGCGCGGCGCCAACCATGCGCTGAAAGTGGCGATTGGTACGCTGTTCGCCGCATCGCTGGCCCACATCATCATGAGCGTGCCGGAGCTGATCTACTTCGTGTTCACCTTCCCGGCGATCCTGCTGATCCTGGTGGGCTTCATGCTGGCCATGGGTCGTTATCGCGGCTACCGCCTGACCGAGCTGGTGCGTTTCAAGGCTTTCCTCAAGAAGGCTGACCAGTAA
- the rloA gene encoding retropepsin-like aspartic peptidase RloA: MRLKPFLLLICLLSAPGLGVAAEKTVYGLNEYAQLAGIDLEVAAKLDTGAKTASLSARDIKRFKRNGESWVRFYLAIDTAHSHPIERPLARVSKIKRRAGDYDPDEDKNYTARPVIALDICMGTALRSIEVNLTDRSAFQYPLLIGSEALKRFDALVDPSLKYAAGKPACAADAHTAE; encoded by the coding sequence ATGAGACTCAAGCCCTTCCTTCTATTGATTTGCCTGTTATCCGCACCGGGCCTTGGCGTCGCCGCCGAGAAGACCGTGTACGGCCTCAACGAATACGCCCAATTGGCCGGGATCGACCTGGAAGTCGCCGCCAAACTGGACACCGGTGCCAAGACCGCCTCCCTCAGTGCCCGTGATATCAAGCGCTTCAAGCGCAACGGCGAATCCTGGGTGCGCTTCTACCTGGCCATCGACACCGCCCATTCCCATCCCATCGAGCGCCCCCTGGCCCGCGTCAGCAAGATCAAGCGCCGTGCCGGTGACTACGACCCCGATGAGGACAAGAACTACACCGCCCGTCCGGTGATTGCCCTGGATATCTGCATGGGCACCGCTTTACGCAGCATCGAAGTGAACTTGACTGACCGTAGCGCATTCCAATACCCGCTGCTGATCGGCTCCGAGGCGCTGAAACGCTTTGATGCGCTGGTCGACCCCAGTCTTAAATACGCAGCAGGCAAACCCGCCTGCGCCGCCGACGCTCATACCGCCGAGTAA
- the acnD gene encoding Fe/S-dependent 2-methylisocitrate dehydratase AcnD, with product MNTEFRKPLPGSRLDYFDARAAVEAITPGAYATLPYTSRVLAENLVRRCDPATLNASLSQLIERKRDLDFPWFPARVVCHDILGQTALVDLAGLRDAIAQQGGDPAQVNPVVPTQLIVDHSLAVEAGGFDPDAFEKNRAIEDRRNEDRFHFIEWTKKAFKNVDVIPPGNGIMHQINLEKMSPVIQVRDGVAFPDTCVGTDSHTPHVDALGVIAIGVGGLEAESVMLGRASWMRLPESVGVELTGKLLPGITATDMVLALTEFLRKQKVVGAWLEFFGEGASALTLGDRATISNMAPEYGATAAMFYIDQQTIAYLKLTGREDEQVTLVEQYARHTGLWADDLKGARYERGLTFDLSSVVRNMAGPSNPHARVATSDLASKGISGQWDEVPGQMPDGAVIIAAITSCTNTSNPRNVIAAGLLARNANQLGLTRKPWVKSSLAPGSKTVAMYLEEAGLGHELEKLGFGVVAFACTTCNGMSGALDPVIQQEIIDRDLYATAVLSGNRNFDGRIHPYAKQAFLASPPLVVAYAIAGTIRFDIEKDVLGLDANGKEIRLQDIWPSDEEIDAVVKASVKPEQFRAVYIPMFAIHEDTGPKVAPLYDWRPQSTYIRRPPYWEGALAGARPLKGMRPLAVLPDNITTDHLSPSNAIMLDSAAGEYLAKMGLPEVDFNSYATHRGDHLTAQRATFANPKLFNEMVVENGKVKQGSLARIEPEGQVTRMWEAIETYMERKQPLIIIAGADYGQGSSRDWAAKGVRLAGVEAIAAEGFERIHRTNLVGMGVLPLEFLPGTDRNTLKIDGSETYDVVGARTPRAQLTLVINRKNGERVEVPVTCRLDTAEEVSIYEAGGVLQRFAQDFLESAATA from the coding sequence ATGAACACTGAATTTCGCAAACCGCTCCCCGGCAGCCGCCTGGATTACTTCGACGCCCGCGCGGCAGTTGAAGCAATCACCCCCGGCGCCTACGCCACCTTGCCTTACACCTCCCGCGTGCTCGCGGAAAACCTGGTGCGTCGCTGCGACCCGGCCACCCTCAACGCGTCCCTGAGCCAACTGATCGAACGCAAGCGCGACCTCGATTTCCCGTGGTTCCCGGCGCGTGTGGTGTGCCATGACATTCTCGGCCAGACCGCCCTGGTCGACCTCGCCGGCCTGCGTGATGCCATCGCCCAGCAAGGCGGCGACCCGGCCCAGGTGAACCCGGTGGTGCCGACCCAACTGATCGTCGACCACTCCCTGGCCGTCGAAGCCGGCGGTTTCGACCCGGACGCGTTCGAGAAAAATCGCGCCATCGAAGACCGTCGCAATGAAGACCGTTTCCACTTTATCGAGTGGACCAAAAAGGCTTTCAAGAACGTCGATGTGATCCCGCCGGGCAACGGCATCATGCACCAGATCAACCTGGAGAAAATGTCCCCGGTGATCCAGGTGCGCGACGGCGTGGCGTTCCCGGACACCTGTGTCGGCACCGACAGCCACACGCCGCACGTGGACGCCCTGGGCGTGATCGCCATTGGCGTCGGCGGCCTGGAAGCCGAGAGCGTAATGCTCGGCCGCGCCTCCTGGATGCGCCTGCCGGAAAGCGTCGGCGTGGAACTCACCGGCAAGCTGCTGCCAGGTATTACTGCCACCGACATGGTGCTGGCGCTGACTGAGTTCCTGCGTAAACAGAAAGTGGTCGGCGCCTGGCTGGAGTTCTTCGGCGAAGGCGCTTCGGCACTGACCCTCGGCGACCGCGCGACCATCTCCAACATGGCCCCGGAATACGGCGCCACCGCGGCGATGTTCTATATCGACCAGCAAACTATCGCTTACCTGAAACTCACTGGCCGTGAAGACGAACAAGTCACCCTGGTTGAGCAATATGCCCGCCACACCGGCCTGTGGGCAGATGACCTCAAAGGCGCGCGATACGAGCGCGGCCTCACCTTCGACCTGTCCAGCGTCGTGCGCAACATGGCCGGGCCGAGCAACCCGCATGCCCGCGTTGCCACCAGCGACCTGGCGTCCAAGGGCATCTCCGGCCAGTGGGACGAAGTGCCGGGGCAAATGCCCGACGGCGCGGTGATCATCGCGGCCATCACCAGTTGCACCAACACCAGTAACCCACGCAACGTGATTGCCGCAGGCCTGCTCGCACGCAATGCCAACCAACTGGGGCTGACGCGTAAACCTTGGGTCAAATCCTCCCTGGCGCCCGGCTCGAAAACCGTGGCCATGTACCTGGAGGAAGCGGGCCTGGGCCATGAGTTGGAAAAACTCGGCTTTGGCGTGGTGGCATTTGCCTGCACCACTTGCAACGGCATGTCCGGGGCGCTCGACCCGGTGATCCAGCAGGAAATCATCGACCGCGACCTGTACGCCACCGCCGTGCTGTCGGGCAACCGCAACTTCGACGGGCGTATCCACCCGTACGCCAAGCAAGCGTTTCTGGCGTCGCCGCCGCTGGTAGTGGCCTACGCGATTGCCGGCACCATCCGTTTCGACATCGAAAAAGACGTGCTCGGCCTGGACGCCAACGGCAAGGAAATCCGCCTGCAGGACATCTGGCCGAGCGACGAAGAGATCGACGCGGTGGTCAAGGCCTCGGTCAAGCCGGAGCAGTTCCGCGCGGTGTATATCCCGATGTTCGCCATCCACGAAGACACCGGCCCGAAAGTCGCACCGCTGTATGACTGGCGCCCCCAAAGCACCTATATCCGCCGTCCGCCGTACTGGGAAGGCGCGCTGGCCGGGGCGCGGCCGCTCAAGGGCATGCGCCCGCTGGCGGTGCTGCCGGACAACATCACCACCGACCATCTGTCACCGTCCAACGCGATCATGCTCGACAGCGCCGCTGGCGAATACCTGGCGAAAATGGGTCTGCCGGAGGTGGACTTCAACTCCTACGCGACTCACCGTGGCGACCACTTGACGGCGCAGCGCGCGACCTTTGCCAACCCGAAACTGTTCAACGAAATGGTGGTTGAAAACGGCAAGGTCAAGCAGGGTTCCCTGGCGCGCATCGAGCCGGAAGGCCAGGTCACCCGGATGTGGGAAGCCATCGAGACCTACATGGAACGCAAGCAGCCGCTGATCATTATTGCTGGCGCCGACTACGGCCAGGGCTCGTCCCGCGACTGGGCCGCCAAGGGCGTGCGCCTGGCCGGGGTGGAGGCGATTGCCGCCGAAGGGTTCGAGCGCATCCACCGCACCAACCTGGTGGGCATGGGCGTGTTGCCCCTGGAGTTCCTGCCGGGCACCGACCGCAACACCCTGAAGATCGACGGCAGCGAAACCTATGACGTGGTCGGTGCACGCACCCCGCGTGCGCAATTGACGCTGGTGATCAACCGCAAGAATGGCGAACGTGTCGAAGTGCCGGTGACCTGCCGCCTGGACACCGCCGAAGAAGTGTCGATCTACGAGGCGGGCGGCGTGTTGCAACGTTTCGCCCAGGACTTCCTGGAATCGGCGGCGACGGCCTGA
- the prpB gene encoding methylisocitrate lyase, which produces MSSNNKTTPGQRFRDAVASEQPLQVVGAINANHALLAKRAGFKAIYLSGGGVAAGSLGVPDLGITGLDDVLTDVRRITDVCDLPLLVDVDTGFGSSAFNVARTVKSMIKFGAAAIHIEDQVGAKRCGHRPNKEIVSQQEMVDRIKAAVDARTDDSFVIMARTDALAVEGLESALERAAACIEAGADMVFPEAITELEMYKLFASRVKAPILANITEFGATPLYTTEQLKSADVSIVLYPLSAFRAMNKAAENVYTAIRRDGTQQNVIDTMQTRMELYDRIDYHTFEQKLDALFAAKK; this is translated from the coding sequence ATGAGTTCCAATAATAAGACGACTCCCGGCCAGCGTTTCCGTGACGCGGTCGCCAGCGAGCAGCCTTTGCAGGTGGTCGGTGCGATCAATGCCAACCATGCGCTGCTGGCCAAGCGCGCCGGTTTCAAGGCGATCTACCTGTCGGGCGGCGGTGTGGCTGCCGGTTCCCTCGGCGTGCCGGACCTGGGGATTACTGGCCTGGATGACGTGCTGACTGACGTGCGCCGCATCACCGACGTCTGCGACCTGCCGCTTCTCGTAGACGTGGACACCGGTTTCGGCTCCTCGGCGTTCAACGTGGCACGTACCGTCAAGTCGATGATCAAGTTCGGCGCGGCGGCGATCCATATCGAAGACCAGGTCGGCGCCAAGCGCTGCGGTCACCGTCCGAACAAGGAAATCGTGTCCCAGCAGGAAATGGTCGACCGCATCAAGGCCGCCGTGGATGCGCGCACCGATGACAGCTTCGTGATCATGGCGCGCACCGATGCCCTGGCGGTGGAAGGTCTGGAGTCCGCCCTGGAACGCGCCGCCGCCTGCATCGAAGCCGGCGCCGACATGGTGTTCCCGGAAGCCATCACCGAACTTGAGATGTACAAGCTGTTCGCCTCCCGTGTGAAGGCCCCGATCCTGGCCAACATCACCGAGTTCGGCGCTACGCCGCTGTACACCACCGAACAATTGAAATCGGCCGATGTTTCCATCGTGCTGTACCCGCTCTCGGCCTTCCGCGCCATGAACAAGGCCGCCGAAAACGTCTACACCGCGATCCGTCGCGACGGGACCCAACAGAACGTGATCGACACCATGCAAACCCGCATGGAGCTCTACGATCGCATCGACTACCACACCTTCGAGCAGAAGCTCGACGCGCTGTTCGCAGCCAAGAAGTAA